In one Spirosoma rigui genomic region, the following are encoded:
- a CDS encoding shikimate kinase: MRNIYLVGMPSSGKSTLGKRIADTLHYRFVDTDRLIVREEGRSVADIFAQSGEDYFREAERRVLRTIRPGSSLVVATGGGMPCFHDNMAYINATGVSVFLDVPVEVLYNRMLAHAQHDRPLYSHKDPELRQSLQLRYQNRLPFYSQATLTIPGETSEDNVLRLIGTWL; the protein is encoded by the coding sequence TTGAGAAATATCTATCTGGTCGGTATGCCTTCGTCGGGGAAGAGCACGCTGGGGAAGCGCATTGCGGATACGCTTCATTACCGTTTTGTGGACACCGATCGGCTGATTGTGCGGGAAGAAGGCCGGTCGGTTGCCGATATTTTCGCGCAGTCGGGAGAAGATTACTTTCGGGAAGCCGAACGGCGCGTGTTGCGAACGATTCGACCCGGCAGCAGTCTGGTCGTTGCCACGGGTGGTGGCATGCCCTGCTTTCACGACAATATGGCGTATATCAACGCAACCGGCGTTTCCGTTTTTCTGGATGTGCCCGTAGAGGTGCTTTACAACCGGATGCTGGCCCATGCCCAGCATGATCGTCCGTTATACAGTCATAAAGACCCCGAATTACGCCAAAGTCTACAACTTCGTTACCAAAACCGGTTGCCATTTTATTCCCAGGCTACTCTCACCATTCCTGGTGAAACCAGCGAAGACAATGTACTGCGGTTGATCGGTACGTGGTTGTAA
- a CDS encoding OmpP1/FadL family transporter has product MNRRIVLTAGLLTTAVVSYGQYAGDAFRYSDQTTNGTARFQGLGGNHAALGGDASNAFGNPAGLGFYNRSELSITPSFRLTDVQANFLGQNTTAKQTQASVGQASLIFAGNPRNSTRVRRTTFGITYSQQANFANQFILRGTNNRSSLADSYVASVNSFNVPSGQLDQDYTPPSGNLTVGTAGSLEAAAYQLYLVNPTQDNGTQYFRYDRGIPAAQQVSYQSSGAQSQWGLSYAGNLDDKLYLGGTLNFTRTRFDFTQVFSESYLGGRVFRGFDETSSYTVKGNGVGLTIGTIYKPDPNLQVGVTLTSPTFTSYKETYNQSLSIDPIGIPQANGSFLIPDTRRVDVDPNDFDFRITSPFRASGGLTYLFGTSGFLTGTVEYVGYSGMRVNTSYSQNAADNQAFREDNTLEIQQTYKNTVNVRVGGEIRAGLFRARAGLAYLPSAYKQNLDGLTAADRQRLVYSAGIGVRNTRFFADISGAVTSFKTAYTPYTLNDPRDYGSGLLSNNNTNIALSFGVFF; this is encoded by the coding sequence ATGAACAGACGCATAGTTTTAACCGCAGGCCTGCTGACGACAGCTGTGGTTTCCTACGGGCAGTATGCCGGTGACGCCTTTCGCTACTCCGACCAAACCACGAATGGAACGGCCCGTTTTCAGGGACTTGGTGGTAATCATGCCGCGCTGGGTGGCGATGCCAGCAACGCTTTTGGAAACCCGGCCGGATTAGGCTTTTACAACCGCTCCGAGCTGAGCATTACCCCTTCCTTTCGGCTAACCGACGTACAGGCGAACTTCCTAGGGCAGAATACGACCGCCAAGCAAACGCAGGCAAGCGTTGGTCAGGCGTCGCTCATCTTTGCCGGCAACCCCCGCAACAGCACCCGCGTTCGCCGGACCACTTTTGGTATCACCTATTCGCAACAGGCCAATTTCGCCAACCAGTTTATTCTGCGGGGCACGAATAACCGCAGTTCGCTGGCCGACAGCTACGTAGCCAGCGTGAACAGTTTCAACGTTCCCTCGGGTCAGCTGGATCAGGACTATACGCCCCCCAGCGGTAACCTGACGGTGGGTACGGCGGGCAGTCTGGAAGCTGCGGCTTACCAGTTGTACCTGGTCAACCCAACGCAGGACAACGGAACCCAGTACTTCCGGTATGATCGGGGTATACCGGCAGCACAGCAGGTCAGTTACCAGTCGTCGGGCGCGCAATCGCAATGGGGCCTCTCCTACGCGGGAAACCTGGACGACAAGCTATACCTGGGTGGTACCCTTAATTTCACCCGGACCCGGTTTGACTTCACGCAGGTGTTCTCCGAATCGTACCTGGGCGGTCGGGTGTTCCGGGGCTTTGACGAAACCTCATCCTACACGGTTAAGGGAAATGGCGTCGGCCTCACGATCGGTACGATCTACAAACCTGACCCGAATCTGCAGGTGGGTGTAACGTTGACCTCACCAACGTTTACGTCGTACAAAGAGACGTACAACCAGTCGCTATCCATCGATCCAATCGGTATTCCGCAAGCGAACGGCTCCTTTCTGATCCCCGATACGCGTCGGGTGGATGTAGACCCAAATGACTTCGATTTCCGCATCACCAGCCCCTTTCGGGCCTCGGGTGGCTTGACCTATCTGTTTGGCACCAGCGGCTTCCTGACCGGTACGGTCGAATACGTTGGTTACTCCGGTATGCGGGTAAACACCAGTTACAGCCAGAATGCCGCCGACAATCAGGCATTCCGGGAAGACAACACCCTAGAGATTCAGCAGACCTACAAGAACACCGTGAACGTGCGGGTAGGTGGTGAGATTCGCGCCGGACTGTTCCGCGCCCGGGCTGGTCTGGCTTACCTGCCCAGTGCGTACAAGCAGAATCTGGATGGCCTGACCGCGGCCGACCGTCAGCGTCTTGTCTATTCGGCTGGTATCGGCGTTCGTAACACGCGCTTCTTCGCCGATATTTCGGGCGCTGTAACCTCGTTTAAAACGGCTTATACGCCCTACACGCTGAATGATCCCCGCGATTACGGTTCCGGCCTGCTCAGCAATAACAATACAAACATTGCCCTGTCATTCGGGGTGTTCTTCTAA